The sequence below is a genomic window from Chryseobacterium foetidum.
AGACCGCAAATTTACACTTATTTGTAAAACCTCACTATGGTTTGACCTAAATAAGCGAATTTTATTCTATGTCTAAATAGAACATCATTTCTTAGGTTTACATTTTCACAGAAGTAATTTACAAAAAAAATCCTATGAAAATCATAGGATTCGATATTATTTATGTTAAAATTACAAAGTTTTGAACTGTTCCAGCGTTCTAATGTCGTTTTCGAAGAACATCCTGATGTCGCTCATTTGGTAGAGAAGCATCACGATTCTTTCAATTCCCATTCCGAATGCATAGCCGGAATACTTCTCAGAATCAATGTTCACATTCTTCAGAACTGCAGGATCTACCATTCCGCAACCCATAATTTCAAGCCATCCTGTACCCTTTGTGATTCTGTAATCTGTTTCAGAATTTAAACCCCAGTACACATCAATTTCTGCACTTGGCTCGGTAAAAGGAAAGTATGAAGGCCTTAATCTGATCTTGGATTTTCCGAAAAGTTCTGTTGTAAAGAATTGAATCGTCTGTTTCAGGTCTGCAAAACTTACATTCTCATCTATATATAAACCTTCAATCTGATGGAAAATACAGTGCGAACGTGAAGAAACTGCTTCATTTCTGAACACTCTTCCCGGAGAAAGAATTCTGATCGGCGGCTGATTTTCTTCCATATATCTGATCTGAACCGATGAAGTATGCGTTCTCAATAGAATATCGGGATTCTGCTCGATGAAGAAAGTATCCTGCATATCTCTTGCCGGATGGTATTCAGGAAGATTTAACGCCGTAAAATTGTGCCAGTCGTCTTCAATTTCAGGACCGTCTGCCACGGCAAAACCAATCGATTTAAAGATTTCGATAATTCTGTGTTTCACGATATTGATAGGATGTCTTGAACCTAAATCCAACGGAAAGGCAGGCTTCGTTAAATCATCTTTCTCAAGAATAAGCGAAGATGAAGAAGCATTTTTAAGATCTTCAAGCTTTACAGCAACTGCATTTTTAAGAGTATTGATCTTTTGTCCGAATTCTTTTTTCTGATCATTGGGAACTTCTTTGAATTTTTCAAAAAAATCATTTAAAATTCCTTTTTTTCCACTGTATCTGATACGGAAGTTCTCGATTTCATCCTTCGAAGTCGAATTGAAATCGTTTACTTCCACCAAAAGCTCTTCTATCTTTTCTATCATTATATTACCCTTTCAAAAAATGTTTGTGCAAAAATACGATTTTCAGTTTAAAAAACGTTTTCAATTTATCATAAAAAAATCTGTTTCGGCTGAAACAGATTGGTATATTTTAAACAGGTGAAAATTATTTCTGTTCATTGCCTTTCACTCGAATCTGCAGTGTAACTTCGTTTTTAATCACCCCGTTGGCTGCCGGCGACTGAAATTTCACTCCGTATTCTTCTCTCATAATATCCTTTGGTTCTGTCGCAATGTTGACCTCACTTCCGTTTACAGAAACATTTGCTTTAAACTGCACAGGTTTAGAAATTCCCTTTATCACCAAATTTCCATCAAGTAAAGTATTGTAATCACCATCAGCAGTCGGAGTTACTTTTGTAATTTCGTATGAAGCGGTAGGAAATTTTTCAACCTCAAAAAAATCTGCACTTTTCAGATGACTGTTGAGTTTTTGCTGATCTTCTTTTTTATCTTTTAAATCTTCCGAGCTCAAAGTCGACATATCTGCAACGAATTTCCCGCTTTCCAGTTCGCCATCTTTTATGGTCACGTCGCCGCTTTCAAATTTGATATTTCCAAAATGACTTGTATTTTCAGATTTGAAAATCTTGTAACCCTTCCACTCCACTCTGCTGTTGAGGGTATCTAAAACGAATTTTGCACCGTCTTTGGTTGTGATCACGTCATTGGATTCGCTGTTGAGCGGCTTTTCTTTTCCACATGAAACCGCCAATCCACCAACGGTAAGAGACATCATTAAAGGTAAAAGTATTTTTTTCATCGGTTTAGATATTATTAAGATAAGAATCAACATTAAAATCAATCACCATCAAGGCTGGACGTTAATGTGTCTTCATTTTTAAATTTTAAAAGGCAAAATTACTAAAAAAACACAATTTTTTGGCAAAAACCTTACATTTGTGTTATGCTTTTGGAAATTAACAACCTCTATTTTTCATATTCTGAAGACCAGCCGCTTTTTCAGAATCTCAATCTGAAATTCGATGCCGGAAAAATTATCGCGCTTGCAGGCGAGAGCGGTTGCGGAAAATCTACACTTTTAAGCCTGATTTACGGCCTTCTCAACTGGCAAAGCGGGGAAATTATTTTTGATGGCAAGAAAACTTTCGGACCAAAAGCCAACCTCGTTCCCGGCGAACCTGAAATGAAATATGTTGCTCAGAATTTTGATTTGATGCCTTACGCAACGGTTGCTGAGAACGTAGGAAAATTCCTTTCAAACATCAATCTTTCAAAAAAGAAAGAAACAGTAAATGAACTATTAGAAGTTGTCGGATTGACAGAATTTGCCAATATTTTACCGAAATATCTGAGTGGCGGACAGCAGCAAAGAGTTGCCATTGCGAGAGCACTTTCAGTTTTGCCTAAACTACTGGTTTTGGATGAACCGTTTTCCAATCTTGATTTTTCCCGAAAAATTGAGTTGAGAGAAAGGCTTTTTAAATATGTAAAACAAAATAATATTTCGCTGATTATTTCTACACATGAAATTCAGGATGTGTTGCCGTGGCTGGATCAGATGGTGGTTTTGCAGAAAGGAAGATTGATTCAAAATGAAAGTCCGGAGGAAAT
It includes:
- a CDS encoding sulfate/molybdate ABC transporter ATP-binding protein gives rise to the protein MLLEINNLYFSYSEDQPLFQNLNLKFDAGKIIALAGESGCGKSTLLSLIYGLLNWQSGEIIFDGKKTFGPKANLVPGEPEMKYVAQNFDLMPYATVAENVGKFLSNINLSKKKETVNELLEVVGLTEFANILPKYLSGGQQQRVAIARALSVLPKLLVLDEPFSNLDFSRKIELRERLFKYVKQNNISLIISTHEIQDVLPWLDQMVVLQKGRLIQNESPEEIFNNPYNEYVAKLFGEVNIFGEKEREEFKLKKFSYDPRAIKISEEGWDAEVVESRFAGSYYWNKVISKNKEIIVYTDEKTEGSVNINFI
- the pheS gene encoding phenylalanine--tRNA ligase subunit alpha, whose product is MIEKIEELLVEVNDFNSTSKDEIENFRIRYSGKKGILNDFFEKFKEVPNDQKKEFGQKINTLKNAVAVKLEDLKNASSSSLILEKDDLTKPAFPLDLGSRHPINIVKHRIIEIFKSIGFAVADGPEIEDDWHNFTALNLPEYHPARDMQDTFFIEQNPDILLRTHTSSVQIRYMEENQPPIRILSPGRVFRNEAVSSRSHCIFHQIEGLYIDENVSFADLKQTIQFFTTELFGKSKIRLRPSYFPFTEPSAEIDVYWGLNSETDYRITKGTGWLEIMGCGMVDPAVLKNVNIDSEKYSGYAFGMGIERIVMLLYQMSDIRMFFENDIRTLEQFKTL
- a CDS encoding YceI family protein translates to MKKILLPLMMSLTVGGLAVSCGKEKPLNSESNDVITTKDGAKFVLDTLNSRVEWKGYKIFKSENTSHFGNIKFESGDVTIKDGELESGKFVADMSTLSSEDLKDKKEDQQKLNSHLKSADFFEVEKFPTASYEITKVTPTADGDYNTLLDGNLVIKGISKPVQFKANVSVNGSEVNIATEPKDIMREEYGVKFQSPAANGVIKNEVTLQIRVKGNEQK